One genomic segment of Drosophila melanogaster chromosome 3R includes these proteins:
- the CG43446 gene encoding uncharacterized protein, isoform B yields the protein MLICCMEGCEFNNSISNDEHVRCWLCDEYAHAKCAGITDSVVEMIEGRTGLKWTCETCRVVKSQMGRFMKQTRTEITELFREVRAVYEKLAKLESHITSLDPQKPIYPVDSDSSSNPLHTFEDTNDDKEVEDAESSIVQHNSTNMQKAKIWHHNAAPVVLPLHTNPVILKAVPPMKAVFVSRLVTSTTEDALKHYIVAKLSYPNPDDIIVRKIYNKQRRKIASFKVMAPDPIYYTILNPGFWPKHIIVHEFVNKSLLQTNVEFIKYC from the exons ATGTTGATCTGCTGTATGGAAGGGTGCGAATTCAATAATTCGATTTCCAATGATGAGCATGTTAGGTGCTGGTTGTGTGACGAATATGCTCACGCGAAGTGCGCGGGCATAACTGATAGTGTAGTGGAAATGATTGAAGGAAGAACTGGACTCAAATGGACCTGTGAAACCTGCAGAGTTGTCAAATCTCAGATGGGAAGATTTATGAAGCAAACGCGTACGGAAATAACTGAACTCTTTAGGGAAGTTCGAGCCGTCTATGAAAAGTTGGCGAAGCTAGAATCGCATATTACGTCTC tAGATCCTCAAAAACCGATTTACCCTGTGGACAGTGATTCAAGTTCTAATCCATTACACACTTTTGAAGATACTAATGATGACAAAGAAGTTGAAGATGCAGAGTCATCTATTGTTCAACACAATTCTACGAATatgcaaaaagcgaaaatatgGCATCATAATGCGGCTCCCGTGGTACTACCTCTACATACCAATCCGGTTATTCTTAAAGCTGTACCTCCAATGAAAGCTGTGTTCGTATCCAGACTCGTAACCTCAACTACTGAAGATGCCCTCAAACACTACATAGTGGCCAAACTCTCTTATCCCAATCCCGATGACATCATCgtcagaaaaatatataataagcAAAGACGAAAAATTGCATCGTTTAAAGTGATGGCACCGGATCCTATATATTATACGATTTTAAATCCTGGATTTTGGCCTAAACATATCATTGTGCACGAGTTTGTCAACAAAAGCCTTCTTCAAACCAATgtagaatttataaaatattgttaa
- the CG43446 gene encoding uncharacterized protein, isoform A — protein MLICCMEGCEFNNSISNDEHVRCWLCDEYAHAKCAGITDSVVEMIEGRTGLKWTCETCRVVKSQMGRFMKQTRTEITELFREVRAVYEKLAKLESHITSHPQKPIYPVDSDSSSNPLHTFEDTNDDKEVEDAESSIVQHNSTNMQKAKIWHHNAAPVVLPLHTNPVILKAVPPMKAVFVSRLVTSTTEDALKHYIVAKLSYPNPDDIIVRKIYNKQRRKIASFKVMAPDPIYYTILNPGFWPKHIIVHEFVNKSLLQTNVEFIKYC, from the exons ATGTTGATCTGCTGTATGGAAGGGTGCGAATTCAATAATTCGATTTCCAATGATGAGCATGTTAGGTGCTGGTTGTGTGACGAATATGCTCACGCGAAGTGCGCGGGCATAACTGATAGTGTAGTGGAAATGATTGAAGGAAGAACTGGACTCAAATGGACCTGTGAAACCTGCAGAGTTGTCAAATCTCAGATGGGAAGATTTATGAAGCAAACGCGTACGGAAATAACTGAACTCTTTAGGGAAGTTCGAGCCGTCTATGAAAAGTTGGCGAAGCTAGAATCGCATATTACGTCTC ATCCTCAAAAACCGATTTACCCTGTGGACAGTGATTCAAGTTCTAATCCATTACACACTTTTGAAGATACTAATGATGACAAAGAAGTTGAAGATGCAGAGTCATCTATTGTTCAACACAATTCTACGAATatgcaaaaagcgaaaatatgGCATCATAATGCGGCTCCCGTGGTACTACCTCTACATACCAATCCGGTTATTCTTAAAGCTGTACCTCCAATGAAAGCTGTGTTCGTATCCAGACTCGTAACCTCAACTACTGAAGATGCCCTCAAACACTACATAGTGGCCAAACTCTCTTATCCCAATCCCGATGACATCATCgtcagaaaaatatataataagcAAAGACGAAAAATTGCATCGTTTAAAGTGATGGCACCGGATCCTATATATTATACGATTTTAAATCCTGGATTTTGGCCTAAACATATCATTGTGCACGAGTTTGTCAACAAAAGCCTTCTTCAAACCAATgtagaatttataaaatattgttaa